A stretch of the Corylus avellana chromosome ca6, CavTom2PMs-1.0 genome encodes the following:
- the LOC132184836 gene encoding putative leucine-rich repeat receptor-like serine/threonine-protein kinase At2g24130, whose amino-acid sequence MMLIERPSHILPLLGLLLVQSCMLELAQSSTNLTDQSALIAFNSKITSGSNETVLAGNWSTTTNFCNWIGISCSRRRQRVTALNLSHVGLQGTISPYIGNLSFLVSLDLSNNSFSGSLPHEIGRLHRLRILSLLYNNLGGSIPPTLQNCQNLREIHLAWNHLTTAIPSTLANISSLEILNLQDNNITGVFPLVIFNISSLIVIALTENHISGTPPMDLCSHCPNLQKLYISNNEFSGKLPSQMRYCRELSVLALANNKFDGSIPEGFGSLEKLELLYLGANNLTGNIPPSLTISNLSRLSEFDIAVNNIQGSIPSDLWRFPNLEFLNFEANKFTGHIPSYLSNCSKLSIVDFGGNLLSGPIPTSLGHLKYLERLYLGANQLTGEPENQELNILSSLSNCKFLTILDLAFNPLDITLPDSVGNFSTTLRTMYLSTSKIKGHIPMSIGSLKGLTMLDLEKNNLTGTIPSTIGGLEGLQRLYLISNKIEGFIPEDICMLKNLGVLSLSFNKISGSIPNCISNLIFLQELYLASNRLESPIPLNLWSLENLLFLNLSLNFLSGYLSPNIKTLRGIELIDLSWNQITGNIPSIIGTFESLRYLDLSRNSFQGDIPQSFGDLKGLDMLNLSYNNLSGVIPKSIEALSYLKYLNVSFNKLSGEIPSSGPFANFTAKSFSGNKALCGNPIFGVPPCPNPSFQRSKVKQSLLKYFVPVMASITICLALVYMLRRHRESKLQVPSLFNTLRVLKHRWISYQELCQGTNNFCESNLLGAGGFGSVYKGILFDGTIVAVKVLNLQLSGAFKSFDAECKVLRTIRHRNLVKVISTCSNLEFKALVLQYMSNGSLERWLYSYNYCLNLLHRVNIMVDVASALDYLHHGLSKSVVHCDLKPTNILLDDDMVAHVSDFGIAKILVENKDATQTKTLGTLGYIAPEYGSEGKVSIKSDVYSYGILLLEMITRKKPTDDMFVGELTLRQWINTSLPDRMMEVVDDGLLRMENGRDVTIMQSVLSSIMELGLRCSEDLPDERANIKDVLVKLQKIKLTLFENRNRGV is encoded by the exons ATGATGCTAATAGAAAGGCCATCCCATATTCTCCCACTCTTGGGTTTGCTGTTGGTGCAGTCATGCATGCTTGAGTTAGCCCAATCTTCTACCAACCTTACCGACCAATCAGCTCTGATTGCCTTCAATTCTAAAATCACTTCCGGCTCAAACGAAACTGTCTTGGCAGGTAACTGGTCCACAACTACAAACTTCTGCAATTGGATTGGCATCTCATGTAGCAGGCGTAGGCAAAGAGTCACTGCTTTGAACCTTTCTCACGTGGGTCTCCAAGGCACCATTTCTCCTTATATTGGTAACCTCTCTTTCCTGGTCTCACTTGATCTTTCTAACAACAGCTTCTCTGGTTCTCTGCCGCATGAGATCGGTCGCCTACATCGCTTGAGAATACTCTCGTTGCTATACAACAATTTGGGAGGTAGTATCCCTCCAACTTTGCAAAATTGTCAGAATCTTCGAGAAATACATCTTGCATGGAACCATCTTACGACCGCAATTCCATCAACCCTCGCCAACATATCGTCGTTGGAGATCTTAAATTTGCAAGACAACAACATCACTGGTGTATTTCCTCTTGTTATCTTTAACATATCCTCTCTAATCGTAATTGCTCTTACAGAAAATCACATCTCAGGAACTCCTCCAATGGATCTCTGCAGCCACTGTCCTAATCTTCAAAAGCTTTACATTTCAAATAACGAATTCAGTGGAAAGCTTCCTTCACAAATGAGGTATTGTAGAGAGCTTTCAGTCTTAGCTCTAGCAAACAATAAATTTGATGGGAGTATTCCAGAAGGTTTTGGGAGTTTAGAAAAGCTTGAATTGCTATATCTTGGAGCAAACAACTTAACCGGTAATATACCTCCTAGTCTTACCATAAGTAACTTGTCGAGGTTATCTGAATTTGACATCGCGGTAAACAACATTCAAGGAAGCATTCCAAGTGATTTATGGCGTTTTCCAAATCTGgaatttctaaattttgaagCAAACAAATTTACTGGTCACATCCCATCATATCTTTCAAATTGTTCCAAGCTCTCCATAGTAGATTTCGGTGGAAACTTACTCTCTGGGCCAATTCCCACAAGTCTTGGACACTTAAAATATCTCGAAAGACTTTATTTGGGTGCCAATCAGCTAACAGGGGAGCCTGAAAATCAAGAGCTTAATATCCTTTCATCTTTAtctaattgcaaatttttaacaatattgGACCTAGCCTTCAATCCCTTGGATATTACTCTTCCGGATTCTGTTGGAAACTTTTCAACTACCCTTCGTACCATGTATCTATCCACAAGCAAAATAAAGGGTCATATTCCAATGAGTATTGGTTCCTTGAAAGGCTTGACCATGCTTGATTTGGAAAAAAACAATTTGACTGGAACCATACCATCCACAATCGGGGGACTGGAGGGCTTACAAAGATTATATCTTATTAGtaataaaattgaaggattCATTCCAGAAGACATATGTATGCTGAAGAACTTAGGTGTGTTATCTCTCTCATTTAACAAAATCTCTGGATCCATCCCAAATTGTATTTCGAACCTCATTTTTCTGCAAGAGCTATACCTGGCTTCTAATAGGCTGGAATCACcaataccattaaatttatggagCCTTGAGAATCTATTATTTTTgaatctatcattgaatttcCTTAGTGGATATTTGTCTCCAAACATAAAAACATTGCGTGGTATTGAACTCATAGATTTATCTTGGAACCAAATTACTGGAAATATTCCAAGCATTATCGGAACTTTTGAAAGCCTAAGGTATCTTGATTTGTCAAGGAACTCATTTCAAGGAGACATTCCACAATCTTTTGGAGACTTGAAAGGATTAGATATGTTAAACCTCTCATACAATAATCTCTCTGGTGTAATTCCTAAGTCTATTGAGGCGCTTTCATATCTCAAGTATTTGAATGTTTCTTTCAACAAGCTATCTGGAGAGATTCCATCTAGTGGGCCTTTTGCAAACTTTACAGCTAAATCATTTTCAGGAAACAAAGCACTTTGTGGGAATCCAATTTTTGGAGTTCCACCTTGTCCAAACCCAAGCTTCCAAAGATCAAAGGTGAAACAAAGTTTGCTCAAATATTTTGTTCCTGTCATGGCTTCAATTACAATATGTCTAGCATTGGTTTATATGCTAAGAAGACATCGAGAAAGTAAATTGCAGGTTCCAAGTTTATTTAATACATTGCGTGTATTGAAGCATAGATGGATATCATATCAAGAGCTTTGCCAAGGGACGAACAACTTTTGTGAAAGCAACTTGCTAGGAGCTGGAGGTTTTGGTTCGGTGTACAAAGGAATACTATTTGATGGGACAATTGTTGCTGTTAAAGTTCTAAATTTGCAACTGTCAGGTGCTTTCAAAAGTTTCGATGCTGAATGCAAGGTCTTACGGACAATCCGACATAGGAATCTTGTAAAGGTTATAAGTACATGCTCCAACCTTGAGTTTAAAGCTTTAGTACTGCAATACATGTCGAATGGTAGCCTTGAAAGGTGGTTATACTCTTATAACTACTGCCTGAATCTTCTTCATAGAGTAAACATTATGGTTGATGTTGCATCGGCGTTGGACTATCTCCACCACGGTCTATCAAAATCGGTGGTGCACTGTGACTTGAAGCCTACCAATATCCTTCTAGATGATGACATGGTTGCACACGTCAGTGACTTTGgcattgcaaaaattttggtggaaAATAAGGATGCTACACAAACCAAAACTCTTGGTACACTTGGTTATATCGCACCAG AGTATGGTTCTGAAGGAAAAGTGTCCATCAAAAGTGACGTTTATAGCTATGGTATATTATTGTTGGAGATGATCACAAGGAAGAAACCAACCGACGACATGTTTGTAGGAGAATTGACTTTGAGACAATGGATAAACACATCACTTCCCGACAGAATGATGGAAGTTGTGGATGATGGTTTATTGAGAATGGAAAATGGAAGAGATGTAACTATCATGCAAAGTGTTCTTTCATCCATCATGGAATTAGGCTTAAGGTGTTCTGAGGACTTACCAGATGAAAGAGCCAATATCAAAGATGTGCTTGTGaagcttcaaaaaattaaactgacACTGTTTGAAAATAGAAACAGGGGTGTCTGA
- the LOC132184651 gene encoding probable glutathione S-transferase → MGEVKLIATTQSLFCTRVEWALKLKGVEYEFIEEEDLRNKSPLLLKYNPVHKKVPVLLHHGKPIAESLVILEYIEETWKENPLLPQDPYERALARFWAQFLGDKCVFGAWEAAHKAEGEENTKAIESAQESLAFLEKQIAGKKYFGGEEIGFLDIVAGWIPHWLSVMEEVGGMKLLEAEKFPLLHEWAHNFIQIPLIRECIPPREKLLDYFNASISYMRSLATNKP, encoded by the exons ATGGGGGAGGTGAAGTTGATTGCTACTACCCAAAGCCTTTTCTGCACCAGGGTTGAATGGGCATTAAAGCTTAAAGGAGTGGAATATGAGttcatagaagaagaagatttgaGAAACAAGAGTCCATTGCTGCTCAAGTACAACCCTGTTCATAAGAAAGTCCCAGTGCTGCTGCACCATGGCAAACCGATTGCTGAGTCTCTTGTCATCCTTGAATACATCGAGGAGACTTGGAAGGAGAACCCTCTGCTTCCCCAAGATCCCTATGAGAGAGCCCTGGCTAGGTTTTGGGCACAGTTTCTTGGCGACAAG TGTGTGTTTGGGGCATGGGAAGCAGCTCACAAGGCTGAAGGAGAGGAAAACACAAAGGCTATAGAGTCTGCACAAGAATCACTGGCGTTTCTTGAGAAGCAGATTGCAGGGAAGAAGTATTTTGGAGGAGAAGAGATAGGGTTTCTGGACATAGTAGCGGGTTGGATTCCTCATTGGCTTAGTGTTATGGAAGAAGTCGGAGGCATGAAGTTACTTGAAGCTGAGAAGTTTCCATTGCTCCATGAATGGGCTCACAACTTCATCCAAATTCCACTCATCAGAGAATGCATTCCCCCAAGAGAAAAGCTTCTCGACTATTTTAATGCGAGTATAAGCTACATGCGTTCCTTAGCAACCAATAAGCCGTGA